A single genomic interval of Danio aesculapii chromosome 5, fDanAes4.1, whole genome shotgun sequence harbors:
- the si:dkey-58f10.13 gene encoding uncharacterized protein si:dkey-58f10.13: MDRLTDDFHKKLRKEVSGLRVTSIVYCDFILYFCLIASRAGTDIDAAIRNLKDVAAGKQVIMVVLHLTIDPEKTITDTNSARNDKNIYYVDFLFNEDEGLMNCQKNKDAIKKLVMYMKSRNLTSYYLQNYGSSRTNSYQDGEDIPLNPEAQQDGSGGIVDHIKKHPVAFGGVVVIFGTIVGVILYRKIWGAKTTLRELIQNFQKCWHIGPHIDRSHIYRCFDN; this comes from the exons ATGGATAGGCTCACAGATGATTTCCATAAAAAACTTCGTAAGGAAGTATCTGGCCTGAGAGTCACTTCCATTGTGTATTGTGATTTCATACTGTATTTCTGCCTCATCGCCTCTCGTGCTGGAACTGACATTGATGCTGCTATCAGGAATCTTAAAGACGTTGCAG CTGGCAAACAAGTCATCATGGTAGTGCTTCATCTTACAATTGACCCTGAGAAAACCATAACAGATACCAACAGTGCTAGAAATGACAAGAACATATATTATGTGGACTTTCTGTTCAACGAGGATGAAGGGTTGATGAATTGTCAGAAGAATAAAGATGCAATCAAGAAACTTGTGATGTACATGAAGTCTAGG AATCTGACTTCATATTACTTGCAAA ATTATGGAAGTTCACGTACAAACTCATACCAGGATGGAGAAGATATTCCCTTAAACCCAGAAGCACAACAAGATGGATCCGGTGGAATTGTAGatcatataaaaaaacatcctGTTGCTTTTGGTGGTGTTGTTGTCATTTTTGGTACTATTGTTGGGGTAATTCTATACCGCAAAATATGGGGAGCCAAAACAACTCTACGTGAGTTAATTCAAAACTTTCAAAAGTGTTGGCACATTGGTCCACACATAGACAGATCACACATCTACAGATGTTTTGACAATTGA
- the LOC130229478 gene encoding uncharacterized protein LOC130229478 isoform X2, with protein MDKFKEEFQRRLQKEVYGLREVTILEHCGFILYFCLITSRAGTDIDAAIRDLMLVQADKQVIIAVLYLTNEPEKTIPDTNNAIKKENTYFVDFLFNEDEGFMNCQKNKDAINRLAWYIKSKNLTSYYLQNYRSSRTHTYQHGEDFPSPSREHRGHKFCGFLDCFRKYPVAFALGGVVFFGTVFGIILGYCIILA; from the exons ATGGATAAGTTCAAAGAAGAATTTCAGAGACGTCTCCAAAAGGAAGTATATGGCCTGAGGGAGGTCACTATCCTTGAGCATTGTGGTTTCATACTGTATTTCTGCCTCATTACTTCTCGTGCTGGAACTGATATTGATGCTGCAATCAGGGATCTTATGCTTGTGCAAG CTGACAAACAAGTCATTATTGCGGTGCTTTATCTTACAAATGAACCTGAGAAAACCATACCAGACACCAACAATGCTATAAAGAAAGAGAACACATATTTTGTGGACTTTCTGTTCAACGAGGATGAAGGGTTCATGAATTGTCAGAAGAATAAAGACGCTATTAATAGACTTGCATGGTACATCAAGTCCAAG AATCTGACTTCATATTACTTGCAAA ATTATagaagttcacgcacacacacataccagcATGGAGAAGATTTTCCCTCACCCAGCAGAGAACACAGAGGACACAAATTCTGTGGATTTTTAGATTGTTTCAGAAAATATCCTGTTGCTTTTGCTCTTGGTGGTGTTGTCTTTTTTGGCACTGTTTTTGGAATAATTCTAGGCTATTGTATTATACTAGCTTGA